Proteins found in one Plodia interpunctella isolate USDA-ARS_2022_Savannah chromosome 24, ilPloInte3.2, whole genome shotgun sequence genomic segment:
- the Osi8 gene encoding uncharacterized protein Osi8 yields MCSRFIHSAYSQRCGNGVKMVPHYLLILTLAVAVSARTATTNQKNVDDGRSSDDTVLGDLKIAYETYKDCSGDDMTHCLKRKLAKTLTRIAKNNDELSLLSGVTIVKDKDVKEEKVVNEAVPRSLDESSLDNLIMDKIIGYMRTHTVQVKFPGSDLQSETEEGRGRRKKLAPLLVIPILIAGMLVPLAFGALALLAGKALIVSKLALVLAGIIGLKKLLSNSGGGESHEVVVSTGAHGGSGWSRSLEKAQDMAYKAYTQ; encoded by the exons ATGTGCTCTAGATTTATACACAGTGCCTATAGTCAACGTTGTGGCAACGGCGTCAAAATGGTACCACACTACCTCCTGATATTGACATTGGCTGTAGCTGTAAGCGCCCGGACAGCAACGACAAACCAAAAAAATGTTGACGACGGCAGAAGTTCAGATGACACAGTTCTCGGAGACCTCAAAATCGCATATGAAACTTATAAGGATTGTAGTGGCGATGACATGACTCATTGCTTGAAAAGGAAATTAGCGAAAACACTTACGAGAATagctaaaaataatgatgagcTATCATTACTAAGTGGGGTCACAATAGTTAAAGATAAAGATGTCAAAGAAGAGAAGGTGGTAAATGAAGCTGTGCCAAGGAGTTTAGATGAGAGCTCATTGGACAACCTCATTATGGATAAGATAATTGGATACATGAGGACTCATACTGTTCAG GTCAAATTCCCAGGGTCAGACCTCCAAAGCGAAACGGAGGAAGGCCGTGGAAGAAGGAAGAAGCTCGCCCCACTTCTGGTCATCCCGATTCTGATCGCTGGTATGCTGGTGCCTTTGGCCTTTGGTGCATTGGCGCTGCTCGCTGGCAAGGCTCTTATCGTGTCCAAACTGGCGTTGGTGCTCGCTGGTATCATTGGGCTGAAGAAACTGCTGTCAAACAGCGGCGGTGGAGAATCACACGAGGTCGTGGTGTCGACTGGGGCTCATGGCGGTTCAGGGTGGAGCAG gTCGCTCGAGAAGGCGCAGGATATGGCGTACAAAGCGTACACCCAATAA